From Actinopolymorpha cephalotaxi, one genomic window encodes:
- the thpR gene encoding RNA 2',3'-cyclic phosphodiesterase, which produces MRLFVAVVPPPAVLDDLADELARLRERFAPDGPDDNYRWSLRAQWHLTLAFLGEVPDSARTDLHRRLGRAAGRYPPLRLRVAGGGGFGSVRRARVLWAGIDSVDGDPRTLRALAGSVSAAARRCGLDVREGRFKPHLTLARLREPADVGQVTAALADYAGPEWVADRLELVASHLGQGEGRHSRYETVEDWPLTGRADPTSAER; this is translated from the coding sequence ATGCGGTTGTTCGTCGCGGTGGTCCCGCCGCCCGCGGTGCTGGACGACCTGGCCGACGAGCTCGCCCGGCTGCGTGAGCGGTTCGCGCCGGACGGGCCGGACGACAACTACCGCTGGTCGCTGCGGGCACAGTGGCACCTCACCCTGGCCTTCCTGGGTGAGGTGCCCGACTCCGCGCGCACCGACCTTCACCGCCGCCTGGGCCGGGCCGCCGGACGGTACCCGCCGCTGCGGCTTCGGGTCGCCGGTGGCGGGGGCTTCGGCTCGGTCCGGCGGGCCAGGGTGCTGTGGGCCGGGATCGACAGCGTCGACGGTGACCCGCGCACGTTGCGGGCGCTGGCGGGTTCGGTCTCGGCCGCCGCCCGCCGCTGCGGGCTGGACGTACGCGAAGGGCGGTTCAAGCCGCACCTGACCCTCGCCCGGTTGCGCGAGCCGGCCGACGTGGGGCAGGTGACGGCCGCGCTGGCCGACTACGCGGGCCCGGAGTGGGTCGCCGACCGGCTCGAACTCGTGGCCTCCCACCTCGGTCAGGGCGAAGGCCGGCACTCGCGGTACGAGACCGTCGAGGACTGGCCGCTCACCGGCCGGGCCGACCCCACGAGCGCGGAGAGGTAG
- a CDS encoding DUF3027 domain-containing protein has translation MSTTTRRLSRTVRIDAVCAGAVELARAAAREVAAEGEVGAYLGCETEGERVVTHYFAADHRGYLGWRWAVSVARAARAKAATVDEVVLLPGPEAITSPAWVPWSQRVQAGDLGPGDILPTAADDFRLVPGYLGPDDTGSADSLRVLNQEVGLGRVRVLSVEGRDDAAERWYTGPNGPEDPVAQAAPAACSTCAFLVPLAGPLGTVFGVCSNEFSPSDAQVVAFDHGCGAHSEIQAPTPASAEPTGLPSHVLDTLGYDDLEYQPRKSRRSGR, from the coding sequence GTGAGTACCACCACCCGACGGCTTTCCCGGACCGTGCGGATCGACGCCGTGTGCGCGGGGGCCGTGGAGCTGGCGCGCGCCGCCGCCCGCGAGGTCGCGGCCGAGGGCGAGGTCGGCGCCTACCTCGGCTGCGAGACCGAGGGCGAGCGAGTCGTCACCCACTACTTCGCCGCCGATCATCGCGGCTACCTCGGCTGGCGCTGGGCGGTCAGCGTGGCCCGCGCCGCCCGGGCCAAGGCCGCGACCGTGGACGAGGTCGTACTCCTCCCCGGTCCGGAAGCGATCACCTCGCCCGCCTGGGTGCCGTGGTCGCAGCGGGTGCAGGCGGGCGACCTGGGCCCCGGCGACATCCTGCCGACGGCGGCGGACGACTTCCGTCTGGTGCCCGGCTACCTCGGCCCCGACGACACCGGGTCCGCCGACTCCCTCCGCGTCCTCAACCAGGAAGTCGGCCTCGGCCGGGTCCGGGTGCTGTCGGTGGAAGGCCGCGACGACGCCGCCGAACGCTGGTACACCGGACCGAACGGCCCGGAGGACCCGGTCGCGCAGGCCGCCCCGGCCGCCTGCTCCACCTGCGCCTTCCTGGTCCCGCTGGCCGGACCGCTGGGCACGGTGTTCGGGGTGTGCAGCAACGAGTTCTCGCCGAGCGACGCCCAGGTGGTGGCGTTCGACCATGGCTGCGGTGCGCACTCCGAGATCCAGGCGCCCACCCCCGCCTCGGCCGAGCCGACCGGGTTGCCCTCGCACGTGCTCGACACCCTGGGCTACGACGACCTGGAGTACCAACCCCGGAAGTCCCGCCGATCCGGTCGCTGA
- a CDS encoding DUF2530 domain-containing protein: MNPDEPTPDAAATDESGRPAGGRLLASEVHPLDVDGVRTVLVGILVWAAALLGLLPFASRLRAAGMEWWLWTCVTGIVLGLVGLAYCRWRRDRMRQDSQARSRQGE, translated from the coding sequence GTGAACCCGGACGAACCTACCCCGGATGCCGCGGCCACGGACGAGTCCGGTCGGCCGGCCGGCGGGCGGCTTCTCGCCAGCGAGGTGCACCCGCTCGACGTCGACGGCGTACGCACCGTCCTGGTCGGCATTCTGGTCTGGGCGGCCGCCCTGCTGGGCCTGCTGCCGTTCGCGTCCCGGCTGCGCGCGGCCGGCATGGAATGGTGGCTGTGGACGTGCGTGACCGGGATCGTGCTGGGCCTGGTCGGGCTGGCGTACTGCCGCTGGCGCCGCGACCGGATGCGGCAGGACTCGCAGGCGCGGTCCCGGCAGGGCGAGTAG
- a CDS encoding NCS2 family permease yields the protein MAGAATDTVTTEKGDSSPNGGLDRFFRISERGSTVGREVRGGLVTFFAMAYIVALNPLIIGTVKDASGHFLGGGTSPNIAMVAAATALVAGVVTILMGLVANYPLALATGLGLNAFLAFGIASSMTWADAMGLIVLEGLVILVLVLTGFRKAVFHAVPRELKTAISVGIGLFIALIGFVDAGLVRRTAAPPVPVQFGVDGSLGGWPVLVFVVGLLAITIMVVRKVRGAILYGILGATVLAIVIEAITKVGAAGPGYATNPRGWGLNVPRLPDHWIQVPDFGLLGHFSLLGSFERVGVVAAVLLIFTLMVADFFDTMGTMTAIGSEAGLLDEDGVPPNSQRILVVDSVAAAAGGAASVSSATSYIESAAGVGEGARTGLASVVTGVCFLLATAFAPIVEIIPYEAATPALVVVGFLMMTQVTEISWDKYDIAIPAFLTIVLMPFTYSISVGIGAGFVSYVVLRAARGKAREIHPLLWVVALLFVVYFAIDPIKQALGVS from the coding sequence ATGGCCGGTGCGGCAACCGACACGGTAACCACCGAAAAGGGCGACAGCAGTCCCAACGGTGGACTCGACCGTTTCTTCCGGATCAGCGAGCGCGGCTCGACGGTCGGCCGGGAGGTCCGCGGCGGGCTGGTGACGTTCTTCGCGATGGCCTACATCGTCGCGCTGAACCCGCTGATCATCGGCACCGTCAAGGACGCGAGCGGGCATTTCCTCGGTGGCGGCACCTCGCCGAACATCGCGATGGTCGCCGCGGCCACCGCGCTGGTCGCGGGCGTCGTCACGATCCTGATGGGCCTGGTCGCCAACTATCCGCTGGCGCTGGCGACCGGGCTCGGCCTGAACGCCTTCCTCGCGTTCGGCATCGCGTCCTCGATGACCTGGGCGGACGCGATGGGGCTCATCGTGCTCGAGGGCCTGGTCATCCTGGTGCTGGTGCTCACCGGCTTCCGCAAGGCGGTGTTCCACGCCGTGCCCCGCGAGCTCAAGACCGCGATCAGTGTCGGCATCGGGCTCTTCATCGCGCTGATCGGCTTCGTCGACGCGGGTCTGGTCCGGCGTACCGCCGCACCGCCGGTGCCGGTGCAGTTCGGCGTCGACGGGTCCCTCGGCGGCTGGCCCGTCCTGGTGTTCGTGGTGGGCCTGCTGGCAATCACGATCATGGTGGTACGCAAGGTGCGCGGTGCCATCCTGTACGGCATCCTCGGCGCCACCGTGCTGGCCATCGTGATCGAGGCGATCACCAAGGTCGGCGCCGCCGGGCCCGGTTACGCCACCAACCCGCGGGGCTGGGGCCTGAACGTCCCGCGGCTGCCCGACCACTGGATCCAGGTGCCCGACTTCGGTCTGCTCGGCCACTTCAGCCTGCTCGGCTCGTTCGAGCGGGTCGGCGTCGTGGCCGCGGTCCTGCTCATCTTCACCCTGATGGTCGCCGACTTCTTCGACACGATGGGGACGATGACCGCGATCGGCTCCGAGGCCGGGCTGCTGGACGAGGACGGCGTACCGCCGAACTCCCAGCGGATCCTGGTGGTCGACTCGGTGGCCGCGGCCGCCGGTGGTGCGGCGTCGGTGTCGTCGGCCACGTCCTACATCGAGTCCGCCGCGGGCGTCGGCGAGGGTGCGCGCACCGGGCTGGCCAGCGTCGTCACCGGCGTGTGCTTCCTGCTCGCCACGGCCTTCGCGCCGATCGTGGAGATCATTCCCTACGAGGCGGCCACGCCGGCCCTGGTCGTGGTCGGGTTCTTGATGATGACCCAGGTCACCGAGATCTCCTGGGACAAGTACGACATCGCGATCCCGGCGTTCCTCACCATCGTGCTGATGCCGTTCACGTACTCCATCAGCGTCGGCATCGGCGCGGGTTTCGTGTCCTACGTCGTGCTGCGTGCCGCCCGTGGCAAGGCGCGTGAGATCCACCCGCTGCTGTGGGTGGTCGCGCTGCTGTTCGTCGTGTACTTCGCGATCGACCCGATCAAGCAGGCCCTCGGCGTCTCCTGA
- a CDS encoding MFS transporter, giving the protein MIETFRSLRNRNYRLYATGSAVSNTGTWLQRVAQDWLVLELTHNSGTALGITTGLQFLPFLLVAPFGGLIADRFSKRKVLQCTQVAMGVTAAALALLDLTGVVAVWHVYLIAFLFGVASAIDNPARQSFVVEMVGKEDLPNAVGLNSASFNGARVIGPALAGFLIVWVGTGWVILINAITYAATIVALARMRSSELHTAAPVPRKPGMLRDGVRYVRGRPDLMLVLWVVFFVGCFGLNFQMTSALMATEVFGKGAGEYGVLGSIVAVGAVIGALRAARTGKPRLRIVLVAAVIFGILEALNGLAPTYLTFALMLPFLGFAQLTMITAANAMMQLSVTPEMRGRVISLYSMVFIGSTPFGAPIVGWVGQSFGARWTLIGGGLISLFGTLGAALILTHRQGLVMRAHLRPRPHLHMWWTQDRPAATGAGLPTDAAGPEGAAEEEVVTQERPIDAEPAQTEPAQTAPVGNEPVRGEPVGVRTGSSAPDGPERLDGRADRDDPRHDGGTPDGGREAYHDGVRRYGHASGEDRRPTPVAPVAPARSAVRRTSAPAGERVPAWSSVATTRCSGPIPPAVRPGRTRVPARQARRGEAGRSAAR; this is encoded by the coding sequence GTGATCGAGACGTTCCGATCCCTCCGGAACCGCAACTACCGTCTCTACGCCACCGGCTCGGCAGTATCCAACACCGGCACCTGGCTGCAGCGGGTCGCCCAGGACTGGCTCGTCCTCGAGCTCACCCACAACAGCGGCACCGCCCTCGGCATCACCACCGGCCTGCAGTTCCTCCCGTTCCTGCTGGTCGCGCCGTTCGGCGGGCTGATCGCCGATCGCTTCTCCAAGCGCAAGGTGCTGCAGTGCACCCAGGTGGCGATGGGCGTCACCGCCGCCGCGCTGGCCCTGCTCGACCTCACCGGTGTCGTCGCCGTGTGGCACGTCTACCTCATCGCCTTCCTGTTCGGCGTCGCCAGCGCGATCGACAATCCCGCGCGGCAGTCGTTCGTCGTGGAGATGGTCGGCAAGGAGGACCTGCCCAACGCGGTCGGGCTGAACTCCGCGTCGTTCAACGGCGCCCGGGTCATCGGGCCCGCGCTGGCCGGGTTCCTCATCGTCTGGGTCGGCACCGGCTGGGTGATCCTGATCAACGCGATCACCTACGCCGCGACCATCGTCGCCCTGGCCCGGATGCGGTCCTCGGAGCTCCACACGGCCGCACCCGTCCCGCGCAAGCCCGGGATGCTCCGCGACGGCGTTCGCTACGTGCGCGGCCGGCCGGACCTGATGCTCGTGTTGTGGGTCGTCTTCTTCGTCGGCTGCTTCGGCCTGAACTTCCAGATGACCAGCGCCCTGATGGCCACCGAGGTGTTCGGCAAGGGTGCCGGAGAGTACGGCGTTCTCGGCTCGATCGTCGCGGTCGGTGCCGTGATCGGCGCCCTGCGCGCCGCCCGCACGGGCAAGCCGCGGCTGCGGATCGTGCTCGTCGCCGCGGTGATCTTCGGGATCCTGGAGGCGCTGAACGGCCTGGCGCCGACCTACCTCACCTTCGCCCTCATGCTGCCGTTCCTCGGGTTCGCGCAGCTCACGATGATCACCGCCGCGAACGCGATGATGCAGTTGTCGGTCACTCCGGAGATGCGCGGGCGGGTGATCTCGCTGTACAGCATGGTGTTCATCGGCAGCACCCCGTTCGGCGCGCCTATCGTGGGCTGGGTCGGCCAGTCCTTCGGCGCCCGGTGGACCCTCATCGGCGGCGGCCTGATCAGCCTGTTCGGCACGCTCGGCGCCGCGCTGATCCTGACCCACCGGCAGGGACTCGTGATGCGGGCGCACCTGCGGCCGCGGCCGCACCTGCACATGTGGTGGACCCAGGACCGGCCGGCGGCGACCGGTGCCGGGCTGCCGACCGATGCCGCCGGGCCGGAGGGGGCCGCCGAGGAAGAGGTGGTCACCCAGGAACGCCCGATCGACGCCGAACCAGCGCAGACCGAACCGGCGCAGACCGCACCGGTCGGGAATGAGCCGGTCAGGGGTGAACCGGTCGGCGTACGCACCGGGTCGAGCGCGCCGGACGGGCCGGAGCGGTTGGACGGCAGGGCTGACCGGGACGACCCGCGACACGACGGCGGTACGCCGGACGGCGGCCGGGAGGCGTACCACGACGGCGTGCGCCGGTACGGACACGCCTCGGGTGAGGACCGGCGACCCACTCCGGTGGCGCCGGTCGCGCCGGCCCGGTCGGCGGTGCGCCGTACATCCGCGCCGGCCGGTGAGAGAGTGCCGGCATGGAGTTCGGTCGCCACCACCCGCTGCTCGGGCCCGATCCCGCCGGCTGTGCGGCCGGGGCGGACGCGGGTCCCGGCGCGCCAGGCCCGGCGCGGCGAGGCCGGCCGATCCGCGGCCCGGTAG
- a CDS encoding SDR family NAD(P)-dependent oxidoreductase, whose protein sequence is MPGYVEGLFSLHGRVALVTGGSSGIGAAIATALARAGADVVVVARREPPLLETVAALRRAGCQAAHVQADLGIRAEVFRAAEEAVAVFGEPDIVVHAAGVNRRPPLAELTPADWDQTLAVNLDAAFLLGQRFGPAMAARGWGRIINVGSQQSIRAFGNSGAYGVSKAGVLALTRSQAEAWSARGVRCNAIVPGFVRTPLTEAVMSDPDREHALAARTMIGRNGLPEDFAGVAVLLAGDAADYITGQAIFVDGGFSVT, encoded by the coding sequence ATGCCGGGTTATGTGGAAGGTCTGTTCTCGCTGCACGGCCGGGTGGCGTTGGTCACCGGTGGAAGCTCGGGGATCGGGGCGGCGATCGCGACTGCCCTGGCCCGGGCCGGCGCCGACGTGGTGGTGGTCGCCCGGCGGGAGCCCCCGCTGCTGGAGACGGTGGCGGCCCTGCGCCGGGCCGGTTGCCAGGCCGCGCACGTGCAGGCTGACCTCGGGATCCGCGCGGAGGTGTTCCGGGCGGCCGAGGAGGCGGTGGCGGTGTTCGGTGAGCCCGACATCGTGGTGCACGCAGCCGGGGTCAACCGCCGCCCGCCCCTGGCCGAGCTCACCCCCGCCGACTGGGACCAGACCCTGGCGGTCAACCTCGACGCCGCGTTCCTGCTCGGCCAGCGGTTCGGCCCGGCGATGGCCGCCCGTGGCTGGGGCCGGATCATCAACGTCGGTTCGCAGCAGTCCATCCGGGCGTTCGGCAACAGCGGTGCGTACGGCGTGTCCAAGGCCGGCGTGCTCGCCCTCACCCGTTCCCAGGCGGAGGCCTGGTCGGCACGGGGCGTGCGGTGCAACGCGATCGTTCCGGGCTTCGTCCGCACCCCGCTCACCGAGGCGGTGATGAGCGACCCCGACCGCGAGCACGCGCTGGCCGCCCGGACGATGATCGGCCGTAACGGGCTGCCGGAGGACTTCGCGGGCGTGGCGGTGCTGCTGGCCGGGGACGCCGCGGACTACATCACCGGGCAGGCGATCTTCGTCGACGGCGGCTTCTCCGTCACCTGA
- the map gene encoding type I methionyl aminopeptidase — protein MVELKTANEIATMRAAGRVVAQTLAACAEAARPGVRLRDLDEVARGVLAANGARSSFLDYHPHFAPTPFPAVLITSVNDVIVHGIPDDYRLTDGDLLSIDFGAELDGFHGDAATSLVVGTAADPADEKLIATTRAALDAGIAAATPGNRIGDISHAIGRIGRDAGYGIPADFGGHGIGRQMHEPPSVPNEGRPGRGFPLQPGLVIAIEPMFVSGGHDGYHPARDGWALCTDDRSRAAHVEHSVAITEDGPVVLTLP, from the coding sequence ATGGTGGAACTCAAGACCGCGAACGAGATCGCCACGATGCGGGCCGCCGGCCGCGTGGTCGCACAGACGCTGGCCGCCTGCGCGGAGGCGGCCCGGCCCGGCGTACGCCTCCGCGACCTGGACGAGGTGGCCCGGGGCGTGCTCGCGGCCAACGGCGCGCGGTCGTCGTTCCTCGACTACCACCCGCACTTCGCGCCCACGCCGTTTCCCGCCGTCCTGATCACGTCGGTGAACGACGTGATCGTGCACGGAATCCCGGACGACTACCGCCTCACCGACGGGGACCTGCTGAGCATCGACTTCGGCGCCGAACTCGACGGCTTCCACGGCGACGCGGCCACCAGCCTGGTGGTGGGCACGGCGGCGGATCCCGCGGACGAGAAGCTGATCGCCACCACTCGGGCCGCCCTGGACGCCGGCATCGCCGCCGCCACCCCCGGCAACCGGATCGGCGACATCTCCCACGCCATCGGCCGGATCGGCCGGGACGCCGGGTACGGCATTCCGGCCGACTTCGGCGGGCACGGTATCGGCCGGCAGATGCACGAGCCGCCGTCGGTCCCCAACGAAGGCCGGCCCGGACGCGGCTTTCCGCTGCAGCCCGGCCTGGTGATCGCGATCGAGCCGATGTTCGTCTCCGGCGGCCACGACGGCTACCACCCCGCGCGGGACGGGTGGGCGCTGTGCACAGACGACCGGAGCCGGGCCGCACACGTCGAGCACAGCGTCGCGATCACCGAGGACGGCCCGGTGGTGCTCACCCTGCCCTGA
- a CDS encoding MFS transporter: protein MEPRDRPPGRPLGPPGRRAGQRAAPDSPGADRTRPLDEQPAGENGSTPNGSTPSGPTPNGSTPNGSAPPRNDPNSPPRRSRARAARDGLTRTAGVVGAAGARAGRGARRAGGAGVRRVRRATHAQGMGESGLAKLIELNAFHAGGDAAMAIGLAGTLFFAVPSGEARGRVALYLLITMAPFVVVAPLIGPFLDRFRRGRRWAIGSTMAVRAFFCWVMAGGVATGALWLYPLVFGCLIASKAHNVTRAAAVPRLLPDGVALVTANSRISLAGSIGAGVVGAAAGGLAYFGSQWPLRFAFVVFAAGTVAAILLPTRVDSAEGEEDVRIADIGRRLRGISPSIGMALRANVAFRVLSGFLLMFMAFLLREVPLPGWSATVQVAAVVGAAGAGNLVGTALGALARARRPELVVSVLLGVTAVVAALAATFYGLVTVAVLAFAAGFAQQAGKLSLDALIQHEVPEAVRTSVFARSETLIQLAWVVGGGIGIVLPLIPQLGLGLCAAGLAAGLVVVLRTPRGSASAPSTTTRTAQSPQSAQTPPGPRTPTGAADR from the coding sequence GTGGAACCACGTGATCGCCCGCCGGGCCGGCCGCTCGGACCGCCGGGCCGCCGCGCCGGGCAGCGGGCGGCCCCGGACTCCCCCGGCGCCGACCGCACCCGCCCACTCGACGAGCAGCCGGCGGGCGAGAACGGATCCACGCCGAACGGGTCCACACCGAGCGGACCGACACCCAACGGGTCCACGCCGAACGGGTCCGCCCCGCCGCGGAACGACCCGAACTCCCCGCCCCGCAGGTCGCGTGCCCGCGCCGCGCGGGACGGGCTCACCCGCACCGCCGGCGTGGTCGGCGCGGCGGGCGCCCGGGCCGGCCGGGGAGCGCGACGGGCGGGTGGCGCGGGCGTCCGCCGGGTACGCCGGGCGACTCATGCCCAGGGCATGGGCGAGTCCGGGCTGGCCAAGCTGATCGAGCTGAACGCGTTCCACGCCGGCGGCGACGCGGCGATGGCCATCGGGCTCGCCGGCACGCTCTTCTTCGCCGTGCCGTCCGGCGAGGCCCGCGGCCGGGTGGCGCTCTACCTGCTCATCACGATGGCGCCGTTCGTCGTGGTCGCCCCGCTGATCGGGCCGTTCCTGGACCGCTTCCGCCGCGGCCGCCGATGGGCGATCGGCTCGACGATGGCGGTCCGGGCGTTCTTCTGCTGGGTGATGGCCGGCGGCGTCGCCACCGGCGCGCTGTGGCTGTACCCGCTGGTGTTCGGCTGCCTGATCGCGTCCAAGGCACACAACGTGACCCGGGCCGCGGCGGTGCCACGGCTGCTGCCGGACGGCGTCGCGCTGGTCACCGCCAACTCGCGGATCTCCCTCGCCGGCAGCATCGGCGCGGGTGTCGTCGGCGCGGCCGCGGGCGGTCTGGCGTACTTCGGTTCGCAGTGGCCGTTGCGGTTCGCGTTCGTGGTCTTCGCCGCGGGCACGGTCGCCGCGATTCTGCTGCCCACCCGGGTGGACTCCGCCGAGGGTGAGGAGGACGTCCGGATCGCCGACATCGGCCGGCGGCTGCGAGGCATCTCCCCCAGCATCGGGATGGCGCTGCGGGCGAACGTCGCGTTCCGCGTGCTGTCGGGCTTCCTGTTGATGTTCATGGCGTTCCTGCTGCGCGAGGTGCCGCTGCCCGGCTGGTCGGCGACCGTGCAGGTGGCCGCGGTGGTCGGCGCCGCCGGTGCCGGCAACCTGGTGGGTACGGCACTCGGCGCGCTGGCCCGGGCCCGGCGGCCCGAGCTCGTGGTGTCGGTACTCCTCGGCGTCACTGCCGTGGTGGCCGCCCTGGCCGCGACGTTCTACGGACTGGTGACGGTCGCGGTGCTGGCGTTCGCCGCGGGTTTCGCGCAGCAGGCGGGCAAGCTGTCACTGGACGCGCTCATCCAGCACGAGGTGCCCGAAGCCGTGCGGACCAGCGTCTTCGCGCGCTCGGAGACGCTGATCCAGCTGGCCTGGGTGGTCGGCGGCGGCATCGGGATCGTGCTCCCGCTGATCCCCCAGCTCGGGCTCGGGCTGTGCGCCGCCGGGCTGGCGGCGGGGCTGGTGGTCGTCCTGCGAACACCGCGCGGGTCGGCGTCTGCGCCGTCCACGACTACCCGGACGGCACAGTCGCCGCAGTCGGCGCAGACGCCACCGGGGCCGCGGACGCCGACCGGCGCGGCGGACCGCTGA
- a CDS encoding molybdopterin-dependent oxidoreductase encodes MWAAGAGVVAAGAGLALAQLAAGLIAEPRSAPVVAVGAAFIDVIPASVREFGIRTLGTADKPVLVTGIVVLVVALGALAGLAGGWRRPLGWVVFGVLGLVGVLAAASRPDAGTAAVVPSVLAALAAGGILAWGLGAVERTPGRAVSGRTAPARPTGQPTGQGRRDLLLRGGLVVAGSLAAAGAGSLLLRRRGAVADARASFPVPRPPTTSVPAGADLRIRDLTPWRTANDVFYRIDTALSVPVVDPATWRLRIHGMVDRPLTLTIADLRRRRIVHRWVTLTCVSNEVGGDLVGNALWTGVLLDDLLKEAGVRPGADAVKSTSADGWTCGTPLSALTDGRASMLAFGMNGAPLPLEHGFPVRMVVPGLYGYVSATKWVVDIEVTRFDRFQAYWTTRGWSAQGPIKTASRIDVPASGVSVPAGTVTVAGVAWAQHRGVSRVEVRAGDGAWQVARLAGQPTKDSWRQWTWTWQAPKGTHRLQVRAFDGTGQVQAAAVAPPAPNGASGYHTIEVAVG; translated from the coding sequence GTGTGGGCGGCAGGCGCCGGTGTGGTGGCGGCCGGTGCGGGGCTCGCCCTCGCCCAGCTCGCGGCCGGCCTGATCGCCGAGCCGCGGTCCGCGCCCGTGGTGGCGGTGGGTGCGGCGTTCATCGACGTCATCCCCGCGTCCGTACGGGAGTTCGGCATCCGGACGCTCGGGACCGCCGACAAGCCCGTGCTCGTCACCGGCATCGTGGTGCTCGTCGTCGCACTCGGCGCACTGGCCGGCCTGGCCGGCGGTTGGCGACGCCCGCTGGGCTGGGTGGTGTTCGGCGTGCTCGGTCTGGTCGGCGTGCTGGCCGCGGCCAGTCGCCCGGACGCGGGAACGGCCGCGGTGGTCCCGTCGGTGCTCGCCGCGCTCGCGGCCGGCGGCATCCTCGCCTGGGGACTGGGTGCGGTCGAACGAACCCCGGGCCGGGCCGTTTCCGGAAGGACCGCGCCGGCGCGGCCGACCGGGCAGCCGACTGGGCAGGGGCGGCGGGACCTGTTGCTGCGGGGCGGGCTGGTGGTCGCCGGGTCGCTGGCCGCGGCTGGTGCGGGCTCACTGTTGCTGCGCCGGCGGGGAGCGGTGGCCGACGCGCGGGCCTCGTTCCCGGTGCCGCGGCCACCCACCACGTCCGTGCCCGCCGGAGCCGACCTGCGCATCCGCGACCTGACTCCGTGGCGTACCGCGAACGACGTCTTCTACCGCATCGACACCGCACTCTCGGTTCCCGTGGTCGACCCTGCGACCTGGCGGCTGCGCATCCACGGGATGGTCGACCGCCCGCTGACCCTCACCATCGCGGACCTGCGCAGACGCCGGATCGTGCACCGCTGGGTGACGCTGACCTGCGTGAGCAACGAGGTCGGCGGCGACCTGGTTGGCAACGCCCTGTGGACCGGCGTACTCCTGGACGACCTCCTGAAGGAGGCCGGCGTCAGGCCCGGCGCGGACGCGGTGAAGTCGACGTCGGCGGACGGCTGGACGTGCGGCACGCCGTTGTCGGCGCTCACCGACGGTCGCGCGTCGATGCTGGCGTTCGGGATGAACGGCGCGCCGCTGCCGCTGGAGCACGGCTTCCCGGTGCGGATGGTGGTGCCCGGCCTGTACGGCTACGTCTCGGCGACCAAGTGGGTGGTCGACATCGAGGTGACGAGGTTCGACAGGTTCCAGGCGTACTGGACGACCCGCGGCTGGTCGGCGCAGGGACCGATCAAGACCGCGTCCCGGATCGACGTACCCGCGAGCGGTGTGAGCGTGCCGGCGGGCACGGTGACCGTCGCCGGGGTGGCCTGGGCCCAGCACCGCGGCGTGTCCCGGGTCGAGGTCCGGGCCGGTGACGGAGCGTGGCAGGTCGCGCGGCTGGCCGGGCAGCCGACGAAGGACTCCTGGCGACAGTGGACCTGGACCTGGCAGGCGCCGAAGGGTACGCACCGGCTGCAGGTGCGGGCGTTCGACGGCACCGGGCAGGTGCAGGCCGCGGCCGTCGCCCCACCCGCGCCGAACGGCGCCAGCGGCTACCACACGATCGAGGTCGCGGTCGGCTGA
- a CDS encoding MarR family winged helix-turn-helix transcriptional regulator, whose product MSRRLRNQRAADHQLTANQLGVMATVNRHGALTIGEIAALEKVRPPSTTRTVSSLEALGLAVREAHPTDGRQVVVRLADEGRRILAEDRKRRDAWLARRLRELSPDEKEILRQAAPILERLAAA is encoded by the coding sequence ATGTCCCGTCGGCTGCGAAACCAGCGCGCCGCCGACCACCAGCTCACAGCGAACCAGCTCGGCGTGATGGCCACTGTCAACCGTCACGGGGCGTTGACGATCGGTGAGATCGCCGCCCTGGAAAAGGTGCGGCCCCCGTCGACCACTCGCACGGTGAGCTCGCTGGAGGCCCTCGGTCTCGCGGTGCGTGAGGCGCACCCCACCGACGGGCGCCAGGTGGTGGTCCGGCTGGCCGACGAAGGACGCCGCATCCTCGCCGAGGACCGGAAGCGACGCGACGCGTGGCTGGCCCGGCGCCTTCGTGAACTCTCCCCCGACGAGAAAGAGATCCTGCGCCAGGCGGCGCCGATCCTGGAAAGGCTGGCCGCAGCGTGA